One Thioclava electrotropha DNA segment encodes these proteins:
- the addA gene encoding double-strand break repair helicase AddA yields MTHPASLRQHQASQPDSSVWLAANAGSGKTKVLTDRVARMLLAGTEPQRILCLTYTKAAAAEMQNRLLGLLGGWAMMDEAKLREKLRALGADEALSAEDLAKARRLFAKAIETPGGLKIQTIHAFCAGLLRRFPLEAKVSPGFSEMDDRAGELMREDILEEIATGPDCDRLDALLGVYSGEDLTSLAADISRNRVGFAGDLGLPDLLEAYDLPRDMTEEALLSEVFDDGDLKMIREVAPAFLASSKNDQRVGAGLAAARTRDLDAVQALEDVLCVKKPKDGPPYQPKLDKVATKALAKSLGDGTMAALSDLSERVSENRPRRLAFVAAKRAHALHRFAQVFLPRLDAYKAARGWLDFDDLIDRAAALLDEPSVAQWVLFRLDGGIDHILVDEAQDTSPRQWRVIERIAEEFTSGEGAHKGERTLFVVGDRKQSIYSFQGADLQQFEEMRAHFARKFADIGRALSPLELEHSFRSSAAVLRSVDLAFARGAEQGLGGAPSHIAFHEALPGRVDLWPAIEAVKTDDEDDWESPVDLTSAESAISQLSRMIAAEISAMIAQGVQIPDHEAPGGARPVHEGDFLILVRRRSELFSEIIRACKSIGLAVAGADRLKLGAELAVRDIRSLLSFLATPEDDLSLAEALRSPLLNWSEQELYQLAQPRKGYLWEALRRGEMRRDTQEMLKDLRDNSDFLRPFELIERLLTRHGGRERLLARLGPEAEDGIDELISQALAFERNEVPSLTGFLGWLDADDVQVKRQLDGAGRAIRVMTVHGSKGLEAPIVILPDTAKKKEPNPPKILRLDNGVAGLRQPTTDAPEAQLSAAGKETTARTEEAQRLLYVAMTRAEKWLIVAAAGEVGEGDETWYSRMKSGLEAAGTEDVTGLSKPLQELGEFPRHATGAWPENALAPAAAEEVTRLDLPAWSLTLAAAVEPPPRPLSPSDLGGAKALFGGGEIMDEDEALRHGRNLHRLLEYLPERPRDQWEDLAELLLSEGEDVLLPGEIEPVLAEAIRVLEAPGMAAWLGPDCLAEVEITAALEEFGGQRIHGFLDRLRIDAEGVHVLDYKSNRIVPASPDQVPEGIVRQMAAYRAALRQIHPGSAITCAILWTQDGTIMPLADAQLDGSLRTPTVS; encoded by the coding sequence ATGACCCATCCGGCCAGCCTCAGACAGCATCAGGCCTCGCAACCGGACAGCTCGGTCTGGCTCGCCGCGAATGCGGGCTCGGGCAAAACCAAGGTGCTGACCGACCGCGTCGCGCGCATGCTTTTGGCGGGAACAGAGCCTCAACGCATCCTGTGCCTGACCTACACCAAGGCCGCCGCGGCGGAGATGCAGAACCGACTGCTTGGGCTGCTGGGCGGCTGGGCGATGATGGACGAGGCGAAGCTGCGCGAGAAGCTAAGGGCGCTGGGTGCCGATGAGGCGCTCTCTGCCGAGGATCTGGCGAAAGCGCGGCGGCTGTTCGCCAAGGCGATCGAGACGCCGGGCGGGCTGAAGATCCAGACCATTCACGCCTTCTGCGCGGGGCTGCTGCGCCGCTTCCCGCTTGAGGCGAAAGTCTCGCCGGGCTTTTCCGAGATGGACGACCGCGCCGGCGAATTGATGCGCGAGGATATCCTCGAGGAGATCGCGACTGGCCCGGATTGCGACCGGCTCGATGCGTTGCTCGGCGTCTATTCCGGCGAGGATCTGACGTCGCTTGCAGCCGATATAAGCCGGAATAGGGTCGGTTTTGCAGGCGATCTGGGCTTGCCCGATCTGCTGGAAGCCTACGATCTGCCGCGGGACATGACCGAAGAGGCGCTGCTGTCAGAAGTCTTCGACGACGGCGATCTGAAGATGATCCGCGAGGTCGCGCCTGCGTTTCTTGCAAGCTCCAAGAACGATCAGCGCGTCGGCGCAGGTCTGGCGGCGGCGCGCACCCGCGATCTGGACGCTGTGCAGGCCCTGGAAGATGTGCTTTGCGTCAAGAAACCGAAGGACGGCCCGCCCTATCAGCCCAAGCTCGACAAGGTTGCCACCAAGGCGCTCGCCAAATCGCTGGGCGACGGCACGATGGCGGCGCTGTCCGACCTGTCCGAGCGCGTCTCCGAGAACCGTCCCCGCCGTCTCGCTTTCGTCGCGGCCAAGCGCGCCCATGCGTTGCACCGGTTCGCGCAGGTCTTCCTGCCACGGCTCGACGCCTATAAGGCCGCGCGCGGCTGGCTCGATTTCGACGATCTGATCGACCGGGCGGCGGCGCTGCTGGATGAGCCGTCTGTGGCGCAATGGGTGCTGTTCCGCCTCGATGGCGGGATCGACCATATCCTCGTCGATGAGGCGCAGGATACCAGCCCCCGGCAATGGCGGGTGATCGAGCGGATCGCCGAGGAATTCACCTCCGGCGAGGGCGCGCATAAGGGCGAACGCACGCTGTTTGTGGTGGGCGACCGCAAGCAGTCGATCTATTCCTTCCAAGGGGCCGACCTCCAGCAATTCGAGGAGATGCGCGCCCATTTCGCCCGAAAATTCGCGGATATCGGTCGCGCGCTCTCTCCGCTGGAGCTGGAGCATTCCTTCCGATCGTCCGCCGCCGTGCTGCGTTCCGTGGACCTCGCTTTTGCGCGCGGGGCCGAACAGGGCCTGGGCGGCGCGCCCTCGCATATCGCCTTCCACGAGGCGCTTCCGGGCCGCGTCGATCTGTGGCCCGCGATCGAGGCGGTGAAGACGGATGATGAGGACGATTGGGAGAGCCCGGTCGATCTCACGAGCGCGGAATCTGCGATTTCTCAGCTGTCGCGCATGATCGCTGCCGAGATTTCCGCGATGATCGCGCAAGGCGTGCAGATCCCGGATCACGAGGCGCCCGGCGGCGCGCGCCCGGTGCATGAGGGCGATTTCCTGATCCTCGTGCGGCGTCGCTCGGAGCTGTTTTCCGAGATCATCCGCGCCTGCAAATCGATCGGGCTGGCGGTCGCGGGGGCGGATCGCCTGAAGCTCGGGGCGGAGCTTGCGGTGCGTGATATTCGCTCGCTTCTCAGCTTCCTCGCGACGCCCGAGGACGATCTGTCGCTGGCGGAGGCGTTGCGCTCGCCGCTTCTGAACTGGTCCGAGCAGGAGCTCTATCAGCTCGCGCAGCCCCGGAAGGGCTATCTCTGGGAGGCGCTCCGCCGTGGCGAGATGCGGCGCGATACGCAGGAGATGCTGAAAGATCTGCGCGACAATTCTGATTTCCTGCGGCCATTCGAGCTGATCGAACGCCTGCTGACCCGGCATGGCGGGCGCGAGCGGCTTCTGGCGCGGCTCGGCCCCGAGGCGGAGGACGGGATCGACGAGCTGATCTCGCAGGCACTGGCGTTCGAGCGTAACGAAGTGCCCAGCCTGACCGGGTTCCTCGGCTGGCTCGATGCGGATGACGTGCAGGTAAAACGGCAGCTGGACGGGGCAGGGCGCGCGATCCGGGTGATGACGGTCCACGGCTCGAAAGGGCTGGAAGCGCCGATCGTTATCCTGCCCGATACGGCGAAGAAAAAAGAGCCTAATCCGCCTAAAATCCTGCGTTTGGACAATGGCGTCGCGGGCTTGCGGCAGCCCACGACGGACGCGCCGGAGGCCCAGCTTTCGGCTGCGGGTAAGGAGACGACTGCCCGCACGGAAGAGGCACAGCGGCTTCTCTACGTTGCGATGACGCGGGCGGAGAAATGGCTGATTGTGGCCGCAGCCGGTGAGGTCGGCGAGGGCGACGAGACTTGGTATAGCCGGATGAAATCGGGCCTCGAAGCTGCCGGGACCGAGGACGTCACGGGGCTTTCCAAGCCGTTGCAGGAGCTGGGCGAGTTTCCACGCCACGCCACGGGCGCATGGCCGGAAAACGCGCTCGCGCCAGCGGCCGCAGAGGAGGTCACGCGACTGGATCTGCCCGCATGGAGCCTCACCCTAGCCGCTGCCGTCGAGCCGCCGCCGCGTCCGCTTTCGCCCTCTGATCTGGGCGGGGCGAAGGCTCTGTTCGGCGGTGGCGAGATCATGGACGAAGACGAGGCGCTGCGGCACGGCCGCAACCTGCACCGGCTCCTCGAATATCTGCCCGAACGGCCGCGCGACCAGTGGGAAGACCTTGCCGAACTGCTGCTGTCCGAGGGCGAGGATGTGCTGCTTCCGGGTGAAATAGAGCCTGTTTTGGCCGAAGCGATCCGCGTTCTCGAAGCGCCGGGCATGGCGGCCTGGCTGGGTCCGGACTGTCTGGCGGAGGTCGAGATCACCGCCGCGCTGGAGGAATTCGGCGGCCAGCGGATTCACGGCTTCCTCGACCGTCTGCGGATCGATGCCGAAGGCGTTCATGTCCTCGATTACAAATCCAACCGCATCGTCCCCGCGTCACCCGATCAGGTGCCCGAGGGGATCGTGCGACAGATGGCCGCCTATCGCGCGGCATTGCGCCAAATTCACCCCGGAAGCGCCATCACCTGCGCGATCCTGTGGACACAGGACGGAACGATCATGCCGCTCGCAGATGCACAGCTAGACGGGAGCTTGCGCACGCCCACTGTATCTTGA
- the addB gene encoding double-strand break repair protein AddB: MSEDIASVYALPPGVDFPRVLVAGLRARFADQPPEALARVTLYLNSGRMRRRVREVFLENGALYLPRLLLVSDLGADPLAGLPLPVPPLRRKLELAQFVEQLTRAMPEFEAGASQFALAESLYSLLAEMQSEGVHIDDLDQLELTETHARHWQESLRFIRIIARYFDNDAELDRESRQRMVVEAVIERWRETPPADPVIVAGSTGSHGATSLFMQAVARLENGSIVLPGFDRDMTQAAWDSLYSGPFPLEDHPQFRYRSLLDKLGLSAEDVVDWDEISAPDPGRNRLLSLALRPAPVTDQWRREGAGLGPLVPACQGLSLIEARDPRHEALSIALALRDAVERGVSSALITPDRLLARRVSAALDRWGIVPDDSAGQPLQQTAPGRFLRQIAAMRARPVGIADLIALLKHPLTATGEEERGPHLRNTRELELRLRRYGPAFPDRESLTKWAEKDPDSRESWAQWLCDILEDFAAPPAAALTDHVEQHFRLAERVAAGPSAATETSELWREAAGREARRLMEDLRSQSGFGGLLGALDYADLVNRHLQSGLVRQTLAAHPLIAIWGTLEARAQGAELVICGGLNEGSWPEAPAPDPWFSRQMRLESGLLLPERQVGLSAHDFQQAVAGPQVILSRCARDAEAQTIPSRWLNRLLNLVDGLPDQGGTEALAEMRGRGKRWLDLADALETPRITLEPAKRPSPRPPVDVRPRELPVTAIETLIRDPYDIYAKRILKLRALDPLRPEPDALLRGQVLHQIVETFVKTYDETATIEAAQARLMEIAEEVMLREIPWPSAQRIWLARVRGIAETFCRAEAERRAQGAPMVVEKKGSVSLQNPIFTLTAKPDRIDILEDGRAWIYDYKTGTPPSEREVMAFNKQMLLEAAMVGRGAFEAIGPREVAGMSYVRLGGDGATTQIKGKSGDRSETPEESWEKFRKLIARYFEPSQGFTARRAPQKARARTDYDQVSRFGEWDVTDEVEGEDVS, translated from the coding sequence ATGAGTGAGGACATCGCCTCCGTCTACGCCCTCCCGCCGGGCGTCGATTTTCCCCGCGTCTTGGTTGCTGGCCTGCGCGCGCGCTTTGCCGATCAGCCGCCCGAGGCGCTGGCCCGGGTCACGCTCTATCTGAACTCCGGGCGGATGCGCCGCCGCGTGCGGGAGGTCTTTCTCGAAAACGGCGCGCTCTATCTGCCGCGGCTCCTGCTGGTGAGCGATCTCGGGGCCGATCCGCTCGCGGGTCTGCCTCTGCCCGTGCCCCCGCTGCGCCGCAAGCTCGAACTGGCCCAGTTCGTGGAGCAACTCACCCGCGCCATGCCCGAATTCGAGGCGGGCGCGAGCCAATTCGCGCTGGCCGAGAGCCTGTATTCACTCCTCGCCGAGATGCAGAGCGAGGGCGTCCATATCGACGATCTCGATCAGCTGGAACTGACCGAGACCCACGCCCGCCACTGGCAGGAGAGCCTGCGCTTCATCCGGATCATCGCGCGTTATTTCGACAACGACGCCGAGCTGGACCGCGAGAGCCGCCAGCGGATGGTCGTGGAGGCTGTGATCGAGCGTTGGCGCGAGACCCCGCCCGCTGATCCGGTGATCGTCGCAGGCTCGACCGGTTCGCACGGGGCGACCTCGCTCTTCATGCAGGCTGTCGCGCGGTTGGAAAACGGGTCGATCGTTCTTCCCGGCTTCGACCGCGACATGACCCAAGCAGCGTGGGATAGTCTCTATTCCGGCCCATTTCCGCTCGAAGACCACCCGCAGTTCCGCTATCGCAGCTTGCTCGATAAGCTCGGGCTCTCGGCGGAGGACGTCGTCGATTGGGATGAGATCTCCGCGCCGGACCCGGGCCGCAACCGCCTCCTTTCGCTGGCGCTGCGGCCGGCGCCGGTCACCGATCAATGGCGGCGTGAAGGCGCTGGGTTGGGGCCGCTCGTTCCTGCCTGTCAGGGGCTGTCGCTGATCGAAGCGCGCGATCCGCGACATGAGGCGCTGTCGATCGCGCTCGCGCTGCGCGACGCGGTCGAGCGGGGCGTCAGTTCGGCTCTGATCACGCCCGATCGTCTTCTGGCGCGCCGCGTGTCGGCGGCGCTCGACCGGTGGGGAATCGTGCCGGACGACAGTGCGGGACAGCCGCTGCAGCAGACTGCGCCGGGCCGGTTCCTGCGGCAGATCGCGGCGATGCGGGCGCGTCCGGTCGGGATCGCCGATCTGATCGCGCTGCTGAAACATCCGCTGACCGCGACAGGTGAGGAGGAACGCGGGCCGCACCTGCGCAACACGCGCGAGCTGGAGCTGCGCCTGCGCCGCTATGGGCCCGCGTTCCCGGATCGCGAGAGTCTCACGAAATGGGCAGAAAAAGACCCTGATTCACGGGAATCTTGGGCGCAGTGGCTCTGCGATATTCTCGAAGATTTCGCGGCACCTCCCGCGGCCGCGCTGACAGATCACGTGGAACAGCACTTCCGGCTCGCCGAACGGGTCGCCGCCGGACCGAGTGCCGCGACCGAGACCAGCGAGCTGTGGCGCGAGGCGGCGGGCCGTGAAGCGCGTCGCCTGATGGAAGACCTGCGCAGCCAGTCCGGCTTCGGCGGGCTTCTTGGCGCGCTCGATTACGCCGATCTGGTCAATCGACACCTTCAGAGCGGGCTCGTGCGGCAGACACTCGCGGCGCATCCTTTGATTGCGATCTGGGGGACGCTGGAAGCGCGCGCGCAGGGGGCCGAGCTGGTGATCTGTGGCGGGCTGAACGAGGGAAGCTGGCCCGAAGCGCCCGCGCCCGATCCGTGGTTCAGCCGTCAAATGCGGCTGGAATCGGGTCTATTGCTGCCCGAACGGCAGGTCGGCCTCTCGGCGCATGACTTCCAGCAGGCGGTTGCCGGGCCGCAGGTGATCCTGTCGCGCTGTGCGCGCGATGCAGAGGCGCAGACGATCCCGTCGCGCTGGCTCAACCGGCTTTTGAATCTCGTCGACGGCTTGCCCGATCAAGGCGGCACCGAGGCGCTGGCCGAGATGCGCGGGCGCGGTAAACGCTGGCTCGATCTGGCGGACGCGCTGGAGACGCCGCGGATCACGCTGGAGCCCGCCAAGCGCCCGTCGCCGCGCCCGCCGGTCGATGTGCGCCCGCGCGAATTGCCGGTCACCGCGATCGAGACCCTGATCCGCGACCCCTACGACATCTACGCGAAGCGCATCCTGAAGCTGCGCGCCCTCGATCCGCTGCGCCCCGAACCCGACGCCTTGCTGCGTGGGCAGGTCCTGCACCAGATCGTCGAAACCTTCGTGAAGACCTATGACGAGACCGCCACCATCGAAGCGGCCCAAGCACGTCTGATGGAGATCGCGGAGGAGGTGATGCTCCGTGAAATCCCGTGGCCCAGTGCGCAGCGCATCTGGCTCGCAAGGGTCCGAGGGATCGCCGAGACATTTTGCCGGGCCGAGGCCGAGCGTCGCGCGCAGGGCGCGCCCATGGTGGTAGAGAAAAAAGGCTCTGTTTCACTGCAAAACCCGATTTTCACGCTGACTGCGAAGCCCGACCGGATCGACATTCTCGAGGACGGGCGCGCATGGATCTACGATTACAAAACTGGCACGCCGCCTTCCGAACGGGAGGTGATGGCCTTCAACAAGCAGATGCTTCTGGAGGCCGCGATGGTCGGGCGTGGGGCCTTCGAGGCGATCGGGCCGCGCGAGGTCGCGGGCATGTCCTATGTGCGGCTCGGCGGCGACGGCGCCACCACGCAGATCAAGGGCAAATCCGGGGATCGCAGCGAGACGCCCGAGGAGAGCTGGGAGAAATTCCGCAAACTGATCGCGCGCTATTTCGAACCGTCGCAAGGCTTCACCGCGCGGCGCGCTCCGCAAAAAGCGCGCGCGCGGACGGACTATGATCAGGTCTCGCGCTTCGGGGAATGGGATGTCACCGATGAGGTCGAGGGGGAGGACGTGTCATGA
- a CDS encoding nucleotidyltransferase family protein gives MPDQPDALMLFAAGFGTRMGALTQTRPKPMIEVAGRPLIDHALDLARAGGARRLVANVHYLADQVVAHLAGQDVAISDERDEILETGGGLRKALPLLGEGPVMTLNTDAVWRGANPVARLREAWRPEDMSALLMLVRPENARGHAGAGDFTMDETGRLTRGPGFVYTGAQMLNPAGIGSIFERSFSLNILWDEMIAAGRVFGLVHDGGWCDVGRPESISLAEAMLDE, from the coding sequence ATGCCCGACCAGCCCGACGCCTTGATGCTCTTCGCCGCCGGTTTCGGCACGCGCATGGGCGCGCTGACGCAGACCCGGCCCAAACCGATGATCGAGGTCGCAGGGCGTCCTTTGATCGACCACGCGCTTGACCTTGCCCGGGCGGGCGGGGCGCGGCGGCTGGTGGCCAATGTGCATTACCTCGCCGATCAGGTGGTCGCGCATCTGGCCGGGCAGGACGTCGCGATCTCGGATGAGCGCGACGAAATTCTGGAAACCGGCGGCGGGCTGCGCAAGGCGCTGCCGCTGCTGGGTGAGGGGCCCGTGATGACGCTCAACACCGATGCCGTCTGGCGCGGCGCGAACCCCGTGGCCCGGCTGCGTGAAGCGTGGCGGCCCGAGGATATGTCGGCGCTTCTGATGCTGGTGCGGCCCGAAAATGCACGCGGACATGCGGGCGCGGGCGATTTCACGATGGACGAGACCGGCCGCCTGACCCGCGGGCCGGGTTTTGTCTATACCGGTGCGCAAATGCTGAATCCTGCTGGAATAGGCTCTATTTTCGAGCGGAGCTTCTCGCTGAACATCCTGTGGGATGAGATGATCGCGGCGGGGCGTGTCTTCGGCCTCGTGCATGACGGGGGGTGGTGCGATGTCGGGCGACCCGAATCCATTTCGCTGGCCGAGGCGATGCTCGATGAGTGA
- a CDS encoding aminoglycoside phosphotransferase family protein has product MADEAQIQSFLTAAGWHDASRRPLAGDASARSYERLTRGEDRAVLMKAPNGAEIARFTRIGDWLAEAGFSTPQAFARDDTSGLLLLEDFGDALAARHLDATPEDEPALYALITEFLADLPRHAPPEDLPLLDGPALADLLNLVPEFYPCTDRVAADALQKAITEKFDTLPAWKPVLCLRDFHAENIILLDRPGLRRLGLLDYQDALRAHPAYDLVSALQDARRDVSPQVETAEIAHYCVLTKADPTTFRLAYGLLGLQRALRILGIFARLTIRDGKPQYLEYMPRVYAYISRNLADPALADLAELFHAAYPAPDPNLIADLRRKCPTSPTP; this is encoded by the coding sequence ATGGCTGACGAAGCCCAGATTCAAAGCTTCCTCACCGCCGCCGGGTGGCACGACGCCAGCCGCCGCCCGCTCGCCGGAGATGCCTCGGCCCGTAGTTACGAACGCCTGACCCGCGGCGAAGATCGCGCCGTGCTGATGAAAGCGCCCAACGGGGCCGAGATCGCCCGCTTCACCCGCATCGGCGATTGGCTGGCCGAGGCCGGTTTTTCCACCCCGCAGGCGTTCGCGCGCGACGATACATCTGGCCTGCTGCTGCTCGAAGATTTCGGCGATGCGCTCGCGGCTCGCCACCTCGACGCGACGCCCGAGGACGAGCCTGCGCTCTATGCTCTGATCACCGAATTCCTCGCCGATCTTCCCCGCCATGCGCCGCCGGAGGATCTGCCGCTGCTGGATGGCCCTGCGCTCGCCGATCTTCTGAATTTGGTGCCGGAGTTCTACCCCTGCACGGATCGTGTTGCCGCAGATGCGCTCCAGAAGGCGATCACCGAAAAATTCGACACTCTTCCGGCGTGGAAGCCGGTCCTCTGCCTGCGCGATTTCCATGCGGAGAACATCATTCTGCTGGACCGTCCGGGCCTGCGCCGCCTCGGGCTTCTCGACTATCAGGACGCGCTGCGCGCCCATCCCGCTTATGATCTGGTTTCCGCGCTGCAGGATGCGCGCCGGGACGTGAGCCCACAGGTCGAGACAGCCGAGATCGCCCATTACTGCGTGCTGACCAAGGCCGACCCGACCACGTTCCGCCTCGCCTACGGTCTGCTTGGCCTGCAACGCGCGCTGCGGATCCTCGGTATCTTCGCACGGCTGACCATTCGAGACGGAAAGCCGCAATATCTTGAGTATATGCCCCGCGTTTACGCCTATATCTCGCGTAACCTCGCTGATCCCGCGCTTGCCGATCTGGCAGAGCTGTTCCACGCCGCCTATCCTGCGCCCGACCCGAATTTGATTGCTGATTTGAGACGAAAATGCCCGACCAGCCCGACGCCTTGA